The Puntigrus tetrazona isolate hp1 chromosome 3, ASM1883169v1, whole genome shotgun sequence genome contains a region encoding:
- the LOC122330004 gene encoding LOW QUALITY PROTEIN: sodium- and chloride-dependent GABA transporter 2-like (The sequence of the model RefSeq protein was modified relative to this genomic sequence to represent the inferred CDS: inserted 1 base in 1 codon): MKTSQGQIEERGYWGSKAEYILAVAGNVVGLGNVWRFPYLCYKYGGGAFLIPYLVFVVTCGVPLFLLDTAMGQYTQEGGITCWTRLCPLAEGVGYAGQVIQVYNCMYYIIILAWALFFLIFSFSSQLPWASCDNLWNTDSCVNLAAKNMSLSWTTLINSTSAATEFWERRVLALSGGIEEVGKINWEILLCLIAVWIVSYFCIWKGVKSTGKVVYFTATFPYVMLLVLLIRGLTLPGALQGVVFYLYPEPSLLADSQVWMEAGAQIVFSYSISVGTLTVLGSYNKYNNNCYKDCFWLCLLNSGTSLMAGFAVFSVLGFMAHEQGVPIKEVAESGPGLAFIAYPQAVAMMPFPHLWAVCFFIMIILLGLDTHFVAVEAVVTSVMDLFPAVLCRTGXREIFLLFFCLICFLGNSSWLQSGMYGSTMPWSQCLFLSAFESLAMGWIFGAERMFDVIEDMTNSRPNYLFILCWKYLTPLVATVSFICSVVLPALDFQPLSFIWAYAVGWLLALSSVLLVPGLAIGRLLAGKESLKQRWLHLCNPDTNLPLTNKQRSGIKERVSITEMTDLVRINVEDAP; the protein is encoded by the exons ATGAAGACAAGCCAGGGACAGATAGAAGAGAGAGGCTACTGGGGGAGTAAAGCAGAGTATATTTTAGCTGTGGCGGGAAATGTGGTCGGTCTGGGCAACGTCTGGAGGTTTCCTTACCTGTGCTACAAGTACGGAGGAG GTGCATTTCTGATTCCCTACCTGGTGTTTGTGGTGACTTGCGGGGTGCCTCTGTTCCTGCTAGACACAGCGATGGGACAGTACACACAGGAAGGAGGCATTACATGCTGGACTCGTCTCTGTCCACTGGCTGAGG GTGTCGGCTATGCAGGGCAGGTCATTCAGGTGTATAACTGCATGTATTACATCATCATTCTGGCCTGGGCACTTTTCTTCCTCATCTTCTCGTTCAGCTCCCAGCTTCCATGGGCCAGCTGTGATAACCTGTGGAACACGG ACAGCTGTGTCAATCTTGCTGCAAAGAATATGAGCCTCAGTTGGACAACACTGATCAACTCAACATCTGCAGCTACTGAGTTCTGGGA ACGCAGAGTGCTGGCTCTCTCTGGGGGTATCGAGGAGGTCGGTAAGATAAACTGGGAGATTCTTCTGTGTCTCATTGCAGTGTGGATTGTAAGTTATTTCTGCATCTGGAAAGGAGTCAAATCTACAGGCAAG GTGGTGTACTTCACAGCTACTTTTCCTTATGTGATGTTGCTGGTCTTGTTGATTCGTGGGTTGACTCTTCCTGGAGCTCTGCAGGGGGTTGTATTTTACCTGTACCCTGAACCGTCTCTTCTCGCTGACTCACAG GTTTGGATGGAGGCCGGGGCTCAGATTGTTTTCTCCTACAGTATATCTGTTGGCACTCTCACTGTATTGGGTAGTTa caataaatacaacaacaatTGCTACAA GGACTGCTTTTGGCTTTGTCTTCTGAACAGTGGCACCAGTTTGATGGCTGGTTTTGCTGTGTTCTCTGTGCTGGGTTTTATGGCCCATGAACAGGGCGTCCCCATCAAGGAGGTGGCAGAATCAG GTCCAGGACTAGCGTTCATAGCTTATCCACAGGCTGTAGCCATGATGCCTTTCCCTCATTTGTGggctgtttgtttcttcatcatgATTATTTTGCTGGGACTAGACACCCAT tttgttgCAGTGGAAGCTGTGGTCACATCAGTGATGGACCTGTTCCCAGCGGTTCTTTGCAGAACAG GGCGAGAAATCTTCCTCCTGTTCTTCTGTCTTATTTGCTTCTTGGGGAACTCTTCATGGTTACAGAG CGGGATGTATGGATCTACTATGCCTTGGAGCCAATGTCTGTTCCTGTCTGCGTTTGAGTCTCTGGCCATGGGTTGGATATTTG GAGCTGAGAGAATGTTTGACGTCATTGAAGACATGACAAACTCACGACCCAACTACTTATTCATTCTGTGCTGGAAATACCTGACTCCTCTTGTGGCCACG GTGTCTTTTATCTGTTCTGTGGTGCTACCAGCCCTTGACTTTCAACCGTTGTCGTTTATCTGGGCGTATGCTGTAGGCTGGTTGCTGGCCCTGTCCTCCGTTCTGCTGGTTCCTGGATTGGCGATTGGACGACTGTTAGCTGGGAAAGAAAGCCTGAAACAG CGTTGGCTTCACCTGTGTAACCCAGACACAAACCTTCCTCTCACCAATAAGCAACGATCTGGAATAAAGGAAAGAGTTTCCATCACAGAAATGACAGACTTGGTCAGAATAAATGTAGAGGATGCtccataa